In a single window of the Gossypium hirsutum isolate 1008001.06 chromosome D02, Gossypium_hirsutum_v2.1, whole genome shotgun sequence genome:
- the LOC107908076 gene encoding proline-rich protein 4, which produces MVHKISLNMFLSLILIFVLVVLSDAARPRQLGNENGIMSKEKVALGKEEEAKSNFREMKNLPPFPFPFPDMPLVPPLQFPPFPFPLPPPFEVPSVPSFPLAPLTFPPIPYFSPPPLPLHP; this is translated from the coding sequence ATGGTTCATAAAATAAGTCTAAATATGTTCTTAAGCCTCATTCTTATTTTTGTTCTGGTCGTCCTGAGCGATGCAGCTCGCCCTCGTCAGCTCGGAAATGAAAATGGGATAATGTCAAAGGAGAAGGTGGCTCTGGGAAAGGAAGAGGAAGCTAAAagcaactttagggagatgaaAAACTTGCCACCTTTTCCCTTTCCTTTTCCGGACATGCCATTAGTACCACCACTTCAATTTCCGCCATTTCCATTTCCACTTCCACCACCCTTCGAGGTTCCAAGCGTTCCCAGTTTTCCTTTAGCTCCTCTCACTTTTCCTCCCATCCCATACTTTTCACCCCCTCCTCTTCCTCTTCATCCATAG